A part of Aegilops tauschii subsp. strangulata cultivar AL8/78 chromosome 2, Aet v6.0, whole genome shotgun sequence genomic DNA contains:
- the LOC109753411 gene encoding uncharacterized protein isoform X2, with product MTRRRRRRGARPASPPAALEDDDLLRKIFLLIPPQPSTLPRVSVVCKQWRDVVSDPQFLRGFRDQHRKPPLLGLVMGHTGHPYFRSDLDPPDHIPHERFFPRDIRSMNMDIFDCRHGRVVFFAQRLGEVVLFDPATGGRRCVVVPPVFTGKEIGVFNAAVICVAGDEGHVHGDCHASPFQVVLMGISDDYKQAFASVYSSESGIWGDIISIENREMYDLKQPSTLIGNALYWLFPGDDGEGILEFDLGRQSLANIEMPQGLVYYSPRSLQVMVADGGCVGLAILSCYRFEMWERKVSCDDGVAGWVLQKTVQLNTILGLGPMGGLDNLLMGYDEVDHVIYIRTDISFCMIRLESMQFWNLGKDNFSNTSYLPYRSFYTAVSDLAVCERRTGDVFAPLANDYLLASWGVGAAGGNEAATSSETLPEGGTFGKSKHTDQGKDADLVPSRVLKQTRIDVIFKKETETRSKLSKAWAKWFRSNGVPAYKADCPHFRSALKLTQQLGTRLVAPTGNEIDGANLDASDEELP from the exons atgacccgccgccgccgccgccgcggcgcaCGTCCCGCCTCGCCACCGGCGGCGCTAGAAGACGACGACCTCCTACGGAAGATTTTCCTCCTCATCCCGCCTCAGCCCTCCACCCTTCCCCGCGTCTCCGTCGTCTGCAAGCAGTGGCGCGACGTCGTCAGCGACCCCCAATTCCTCCGCGGCTTCCGCGACCAACACCGGAAACCTCCCCTCCTCGGCCTCGTCATGGGCCACACCGGGCACCCCTACTTCAGGTCCGATCTCGACCCTCCAGACCACATCCCGCACGAGCGCTTCTTCCCTCGAGACATCCGCAGCATGAACATGGACATATTCGACTGCCGCCATGGGCGCGTCGTCTTCTTCGCCCAACGGCTGGGCGAGGTCGTGCTGTTTGACCCCGCCACGGGAGGCCGCCGTTGTGTGGTCGTTCCACCAGTGTTTACCGGAAAGGAGATTGGCGTCTTCAACGCCGCCGTGATTTGCGTTGCCGGCGACGAAGGCCACGTGCACGGCGATTGCCACGCCAGTCCATTTCAGGTGGTCTTGATGGGCATCAGTGACGACTATAAACAAGCTTTCGCCTCTGTCTACTCATCCGAGTCTGGCATATGGGGCGATATCATCTCAATAGAGAATCGTGAGATGTATGATTTGAAGCAACCCAGTACACTTATCGGAAATGCCCTTTACTGGTTGTTTCCTGGAGATGATGGGGAAGGCATACTGGAGTTTGATTTGGGTAGGCAGAGCCTAGCCAATATCGAGATGCCGCAAGGTCTGGTGTACTATAGTCCTCGTAGCCTTCAGGTCATGGTAGCAGACGGTGGCTGTGTCGGCCTCGCCATTCTGTCATGCTATAGATTCGAAATGTGGGAGCGGAAGGTCAGTTGTGATGATGGTGTTGCTGGATGGGTGTTGCAGAAGACCGTTCAACTGAACACGATCCTTGGATTGGGGCCTATGGGGGGACTGGACAATTTACTAATGGGATATGATGAAGTTGATCATGTGATTTATATAAGGACGGACATCAGTTTCTGCATGATTCGACTTGAGTCAATGCAGTTCTGGAATCTCGGCAAAGACAATTTCAGCAATACTTCCTATCTTCCCTACAGAAGTTTCTATACTGCAG TGAGTGACTTGGCGGTATGCGAGAGGAGGACTGGTGACGTCTTTGCACCTCTTGCAAATGATTACCTCCTTGCTTCATGGGGTGTAGGAGCAGCAGGAGGTAACGAAGCAGCTACCTCGAGTGAAACCTTACCGGAAGGAG GGACATTCGGCAAGTCAAAGCACACAGATCAAGGAAAGGATGCAGACCTTGTGCCTAGCCGGGTGCTAAAACAAACTCGAATTGACGTGATATTCAAGAAGGAGACAGAGACAAGATCCAAGCTTAGCAAAGCCTGGGCAAAATGGTTTCGGAGCAATGGCGTTCCTGCATATAAAGCAGACTGCCCACACTTCCGTAGTGCCTTGAAGCTAACACAACAACTAGGTACCCGCCTCGTTGCTCCTACAGGCAACGAAATAGACGGTGCAAATCTGGACGCCAGTGATGAAGAACTACCATAA
- the LOC109753411 gene encoding uncharacterized protein isoform X1, whose protein sequence is MTRRRRRRGARPASPPAALEDDDLLRKIFLLIPPQPSTLPRVSVVCKQWRDVVSDPQFLRGFRDQHRKPPLLGLVMGHTGHPYFRSDLDPPDHIPHERFFPRDIRSMNMDIFDCRHGRVVFFAQRLGEVVLFDPATGGRRCVVVPPVFTGKEIGVFNAAVICVAGDEGHVHGDCHASPFQVVLMGISDDYKQAFASVYSSESGIWGDIISIENREMYDLKQPSTLIGNALYWLFPGDDGEGILEFDLGRQSLANIEMPQGLVYYSPRSLQVMVADGGCVGLAILSCYRFEMWERKVSCDDGVAGWVLQKTVQLNTILGLGPMGGLDNLLMGYDEVDHVIYIRTDISFCMIRLESMQFWNLGKDNFSNTSYLPYRSFYTAVSDLAVCERRTGDVFAPLANDYLLASWGVGAAGGNEAATSSETLPEGGSCVPISLPRFQAGIWNEWILWVCLTWALTLSFSSCPAGTFGKSKHTDQGKDADLVPSRVLKQTRIDVIFKKETETRSKLSKAWAKWFRSNGVPAYKADCPHFRSALKLTQQLGTRLVAPTGNEIDGANLDASDEELP, encoded by the exons atgacccgccgccgccgccgccgcggcgcaCGTCCCGCCTCGCCACCGGCGGCGCTAGAAGACGACGACCTCCTACGGAAGATTTTCCTCCTCATCCCGCCTCAGCCCTCCACCCTTCCCCGCGTCTCCGTCGTCTGCAAGCAGTGGCGCGACGTCGTCAGCGACCCCCAATTCCTCCGCGGCTTCCGCGACCAACACCGGAAACCTCCCCTCCTCGGCCTCGTCATGGGCCACACCGGGCACCCCTACTTCAGGTCCGATCTCGACCCTCCAGACCACATCCCGCACGAGCGCTTCTTCCCTCGAGACATCCGCAGCATGAACATGGACATATTCGACTGCCGCCATGGGCGCGTCGTCTTCTTCGCCCAACGGCTGGGCGAGGTCGTGCTGTTTGACCCCGCCACGGGAGGCCGCCGTTGTGTGGTCGTTCCACCAGTGTTTACCGGAAAGGAGATTGGCGTCTTCAACGCCGCCGTGATTTGCGTTGCCGGCGACGAAGGCCACGTGCACGGCGATTGCCACGCCAGTCCATTTCAGGTGGTCTTGATGGGCATCAGTGACGACTATAAACAAGCTTTCGCCTCTGTCTACTCATCCGAGTCTGGCATATGGGGCGATATCATCTCAATAGAGAATCGTGAGATGTATGATTTGAAGCAACCCAGTACACTTATCGGAAATGCCCTTTACTGGTTGTTTCCTGGAGATGATGGGGAAGGCATACTGGAGTTTGATTTGGGTAGGCAGAGCCTAGCCAATATCGAGATGCCGCAAGGTCTGGTGTACTATAGTCCTCGTAGCCTTCAGGTCATGGTAGCAGACGGTGGCTGTGTCGGCCTCGCCATTCTGTCATGCTATAGATTCGAAATGTGGGAGCGGAAGGTCAGTTGTGATGATGGTGTTGCTGGATGGGTGTTGCAGAAGACCGTTCAACTGAACACGATCCTTGGATTGGGGCCTATGGGGGGACTGGACAATTTACTAATGGGATATGATGAAGTTGATCATGTGATTTATATAAGGACGGACATCAGTTTCTGCATGATTCGACTTGAGTCAATGCAGTTCTGGAATCTCGGCAAAGACAATTTCAGCAATACTTCCTATCTTCCCTACAGAAGTTTCTATACTGCAG TGAGTGACTTGGCGGTATGCGAGAGGAGGACTGGTGACGTCTTTGCACCTCTTGCAAATGATTACCTCCTTGCTTCATGGGGTGTAGGAGCAGCAGGAGGTAACGAAGCAGCTACCTCGAGTGAAACCTTACCGGAAGGAG gTTCGTGTGTGCCAATTTCATTGCCAAGATTCCAAGCGGGGATTTGGAACGAGTGGATATTGTGGGTTTGTCTGACTTGGGCCTTGACTCTTTCATTCTCTTCTTGCCCTGCAGGGACATTCGGCAAGTCAAAGCACACAGATCAAGGAAAGGATGCAGACCTTGTGCCTAGCCGGGTGCTAAAACAAACTCGAATTGACGTGATATTCAAGAAGGAGACAGAGACAAGATCCAAGCTTAGCAAAGCCTGGGCAAAATGGTTTCGGAGCAATGGCGTTCCTGCATATAAAGCAGACTGCCCACACTTCCGTAGTGCCTTGAAGCTAACACAACAACTAGGTACCCGCCTCGTTGCTCCTACAGGCAACGAAATAGACGGTGCAAATCTGGACGCCAGTGATGAAGAACTACCATAA